The following proteins are co-located in the Aquarana catesbeiana isolate 2022-GZ linkage group LG02, ASM4218655v1, whole genome shotgun sequence genome:
- the LOC141129442 gene encoding transcription initiation factor TFIID subunit 13 → MVDEDEDQTFEEESEETSGGAEGGLGRRKRLFAKELRCMMYGFGDDQNPYTESVDILEDLVIEFLTEMTHKAMSIGRQGRVQVEDIVFLIRKDPRKFARVKDLLTMNEELKRARKAFDEANYGS, encoded by the exons ATGGTGGATGAAGATGAAGATCAGACG TTTGAGGAGGAGAGCGAGGAAACGTCGGGAGGGGCGGAAGGAGGACTCGGCAGGAGGAAGAGGCTCTTCGCTAAAGAGT TACGCTGTATGATGTATGGATTTGGAGACGATCAGAACCCGTATACAGAGTCTGTGGATATTCTGGAGGATCTGGTGATAGAATTCCTCACTGAAATG ACGCACAAGGCCATGTCCATCGGGCGCCAGGGGCGGGTCCAGGTGGAGGATATTGTGTTTCTGATCCGGAAGGATCCGCGGAAGTTCGCCAGAGTGAAGGATCTGCTCACCATGAATGAGGAACTGAAACGTGCCAGAAAGGCGTTCGATGAGGCCAACTACGGTTCCTGA